The Mytilus galloprovincialis chromosome 7, xbMytGall1.hap1.1, whole genome shotgun sequence genome has a window encoding:
- the LOC143083042 gene encoding tereporin-Ca1-like translates to MDNNYVTIQNCRGKVVKLPLNKFDLDSIENAFPGMQEIYYIDNKDKIPIMLNRENNTVVMPPAATLDPPSGVFVVTDQDGLIEGFHPLTGFCDWTEWSKVVESTVTSGPSLLRSNLTHLMDIGYMVVCGIQVENWTKFPLTNPNTTLEWGYLSSPATNIQPATREAMVSHKCGFTATGTSGTVSWLINGTDRRLVIGWSAPFNFDFYSNHLILGLTNKGNKRHYNTWFETMYYGQEDKLMIFERVKCRFIGNEVLLDDDLFEVTGTMDNSHKPEVRVIIKPKRWENLASKLKK, encoded by the exons ATGGACAACAATTATGTTACTATTCAAAACTGTAGAGGAAAGGTTGTAAAACTGCCATTGAACAAATTTGATCTGGATTCTATTG AAAATGCGTTTCCAGGTATGCAAGAAATATATTACATTGACAACAAAGATAAAATTCCTATCATGTTAAATCGAGAGAATAACACAGTTGTAATGCCACCTGCTGCAACTCTGGACCCTCCTTCTGGTGTTTTCGTGGTCACAGATCAAGATGGACTCATTGAAG gatttcATCCACTGACAGGATTTTGTGATTGGACAGAATGGTCCAAGGTGGTAGAATCTACCGTCACATCCGGCCCGTCTTTACTACGATCAAACCTTACACATTTGATGGATATTGGCTACATGGTTGTTTGTGGAATACAAGTTGAGAACTGGACAAAGTTTCCCTTAACGAACCCGAACACGACTCTCGAATGGGGATATTTATCATCTCCAGCTACAAATATTCAACCTGCAACTCGAGAAGCAATG GTTAGTCACAAGTGTGGTTTTACTGCAACTGGAACTTCTGGAACTGTATCCTGGTTGATAAATGGCACGGATAGACGTTTGGTAATTGGATGGTCTGCGCCAtttaattttgacttttattCAAATCATTTAATATTGGGTTTGACCAATAAAGGAAACAAAAGACACTATAATACATGGTTTGAGACAATGTACTATGGACAAGAAGATAAATTAATGATATTCGAGCGCGTTAAATGTAGATTTATTGGCAATGAAGTCCTGCTCGACGACGATCTGTTTGAAGTTACCGGAACTATGGATAACAGTCACAAACCGGAAGTGAGAGTTATCATAAAACCTAAACGATGGGAGAATTTAGcttcaaagttaaaaaaatag